The Xiphophorus hellerii strain 12219 chromosome 6, Xiphophorus_hellerii-4.1, whole genome shotgun sequence genomic interval TTTGCTGTCAGTCTGTTTATTTGTGCTACTAAAAAGTTAGCAGTTAGCAGCCTAAGGAGCATTGTAAGGTTCATAagcgtgaaaaaaaaaatcaataaatgatcCATGGGATATTCAAAAGTGTTCGTTTGACAATACAGCATAAGATGAGATAATATAATTTATGTAGAAGTCATATGCATTTGATACGGTGTGAATTAGCTTCCCCAGTTCGCCTTGGACACTCAATGTGTAGCCGCCAAGCAACTATTACTACTGTGTGTTATGAGCATTTATAAAGCTGTAGCAAATTGTTAATTCAATTATAGATTaatatgtaaacatttactACTCTGATTACTCTAAAGTATGAGAACAATGCTTGCAAACTTAAAATGAATCCTCGGGTTGAGCCCAAATTGTAATTTAAAGGGAATATCAAAACATTAGCCCTGAAACGAAAGTTAAGAATGAggaaactttagtttttttgtttagtttttgcagcttttgttgGTAATAGAGCAGCATTCAGTTGATAGGCTGTTGCTATTAAAAACACACTACCCCTaagtttgtttatgtatttgttttgtatgttgTAAACTTCACTGGACCtaatttgtctgatttttacattattttaggTTTATCTTTTAAGCCAAAGGGGATCTTTACAAACAAATTTTTGTATTGacattaatataaaattttatacaTGATAATGTATCAGTCAGAGggacttgaaaataaaatgtaaactttacctTGGCATCAGTACAGTTGCTAACGTGTGATTTCTTTCAatgatatttatttgtattattttaatgtcactgttaaagttttcatttaaaatatatagattattaatataatttttagtCATAGTGTTCACACATAATTATGCACACACATTAAAAACcataagaaaaataacatttagttaaaaataGTAACACATTCAAAATCAATCATGTATTTAACCCTgttacatttcagaaaatcacACATTAAATTTCTCACTTTAATATCAATAAGTTTATATATAGCACTGATATTTCCACATTCCTAACTACATTCAAGcatcatattttttgttatacaaCTTTGAGTCATTTTTACCAGTATTAGGTAGGAGTTACTGATGATAAATACTAACATTTTGAGTAATACTAGCTGTTGTTATGAGACGTCTGTCTACTCTAAAAGAGTCAGTTTCATAAATCTTTGTTGTGACAGTTCAGTTACAATGtgctaaacataaaacaacctACTAATCTCCAAGTGCTTTATGCCGAACTCTACACAGAGTCACACTTTGTCAAAATAGTTGCCACAATATAGGATTAAAAGTAATGTatgtttgtttcaaaatgatttAGAGTAGACAGATAATTCAGGAAATCAAATTTTTGTAGCCCATAGTTTTGAGTCTGTTTTACTCAAATGGAGTTACTAGATAGGAACAATGTTAGATGCATTAAAGTTTCACTCAAACGTCTCTTGTCTCCTTTTCTCTGCAGGCTGGGGCATTGGATCTCTTGAAAGAGCTGCGGAGTGTACCCATGACTCTGGAGCTGCTCCAGGtatgccttttttttgttgttaatgtgtatttttttgttcctgTGGATTCAGGCAGTGTTTTTAGTCTAAattactgtttgtttgttttttccaacagTCCACCAGAATCGGAATGTCTGTTAATGCGATCCGCAAGCAAAGCACAGATGAGGAGGTGACATCTCTCGCCAAGTCTTTGATCAAGTCTTGGAAGAAGCTTTTGGGtaatttttattgttgatgttTCCTGCTGATCTGATAAGAATCATCgtaaaagaaaattgagaaTGTCCAGTGTGATACCGTTACCAATGAGCTCCACACATGACAATTGTGAGGTTCACATTTTTTACTGCTGAGAAATAAATTCATCAGCAAATCTAGCAAATAAATTGGCGTAGTACAGGTGCCAACATGACatggataaataaattacttataTAGGTCATAATTAATGTTGAAAGGCACAGATGAATGCATCCAGATGTTTCCTGACTTTAAGCTATGCAATTTATTAATTGTATAGTTATATGTCAAATTGATCAGTAAAAATTTGTAGGTATGTTTAAAAGCATCTTGAAAGTTTAAAGTACCTGTTTTATTATagaattaataaaacaattattaagattgttttagttcatgttttttttacatttggatGTCAAAAAGACTAACATATGATTGGCTAGTCTTCTCAGAGAGCTCACTTCAAACCAATCACTTTTGTTTACAGAAGTATTGTCTCCATAAATTGATGTGCTCTTGTAAACAAGATTGAattgtatttattctttataaatatacatgtttaAGCTCACTTGTTCAGTATGTAAGACctgatttatgtatttgttttcaatGTTAATTTATCATTGTTACATTTAAGTAATAAATCAtgattatattttttagattgatTTGTGGAATTTCCAGGATCTATATGTAGAAGCTGTCAACTCCTTGTTTAATAATATGaattctatattttttaatcatatatACTTGAGATTCATATTTTCCAAACTTGGATAATTACTCTTCAGATGAGCCTGGAGGTGGCGAAAAAGCTCCAGATGAGAAGcgaaaagaacaaacaacacCTGTCGTCTCTCCATCGCAGGGAAGCCCAGAGCCTAAGGAAGAGAGGTAAGAGAAacatgttttgaatgtttttatttccttttgctTTCTCTTATTTTTGTCGTAGTGCTTTGTTGCCTCCATTGATTTCAAGCGTTCCTCCTAActtctgcagcagctccagcagtaATTCCAGCAGCAAAAGTGAAACTTCTGAAGTCGCTTCCAACACGTTTACCACCTCCTTTCCTCGCGCCCCAACCACCTCCGACTCCATCCGGCTCAAGTGCCGAGAGATGTTGGCCAGTGCTCTGCAGACTGGAGGTATAACCCAACACTGCACACCAAGTCATGTTGTTTGGTTACGTTTTGCTGGTTTATTTATGTTAGCtatgtttgatcattttcagaGGATCATATTGCCATTGGTGCTGATTGTGAGGAGCTCGGCGCACAGATTGAAGAATATATCCTTTACATTTTCACTTTAATTGAAGCTCAGTTTCAGGGATTCATTTGTTATGTATTTGTCTATATTTGGGAATAGTGTTATTCCCAAATAACATTATTTGGGAATAATAGTGTTATTTCAGTGGCAAACGCGATGAACCacttcatatttatgtttttaaggaAAGAAAACACTCAAAGTTCAACAATTTTCAATCacgtttttcatttttggccttcttgttttgttctgagGTAAAGAAAATTTCACCTCTTTAAAATATAAGTCCTTGACCTGCTCCCACATATCTTCCAAGAGTTTAAGAACACAGACATGAAATATAAGAACCGTGTGCGGAGCCGGATCTCGAATCT includes:
- the tcea1 gene encoding transcription elongation factor A protein 1 isoform X2, giving the protein MGKKEEEEIIRIAKKMDKMAQKKNGAGALDLLKELRSVPMTLELLQSTRIGMSVNAIRKQSTDEEVTSLAKSLIKSWKKLLDEPGGGEKAPDEKRKEQTTPVVSPSQGSPEPKEESSSSNSSSKSETSEVASNTFTTSFPRAPTTSDSIRLKCREMLASALQTGEDHIAIGADCEELGAQIEEYIFQEFKNTDMKYKNRVRSRISNLKDMKNPNLRRTVLCGSVTPERMAKMTAEEMASDELKEMRKNLTKEAVRDHQMATTGGTQTDLFTCGKCKGKNCTYTQVQTRSADEPMTTFVFCQQCGNRWKFC
- the tcea1 gene encoding transcription elongation factor A protein 1 isoform X1, with amino-acid sequence MGKKEEEEIIRIAKKMDKMAQKKNGAGALDLLKELRSVPMTLELLQSTRIGMSVNAIRKQSTDEEVTSLAKSLIKSWKKLLDEPGGGEKAPDEKRKEQTTPVVSPSQGSPEPKEESSSSSNSSSKSETSEVASNTFTTSFPRAPTTSDSIRLKCREMLASALQTGEDHIAIGADCEELGAQIEEYIFQEFKNTDMKYKNRVRSRISNLKDMKNPNLRRTVLCGSVTPERMAKMTAEEMASDELKEMRKNLTKEAVRDHQMATTGGTQTDLFTCGKCKGKNCTYTQVQTRSADEPMTTFVFCQQCGNRWKFC